ATATATTCTCAAAGGATGTGTAGGAATTTCACAAGCTAGATAAATATTAGTGAGCTGGATATCTGTTTTTTATCCCTGAGACAAACTAAGTCTAGTCTTGGATTCCTTAGGCTATttcttgttttacagagaatAATTCATTCAAATACTAGAGAAGCTATCTTGtccccatttttttctagaaGTCTTAGTTGCTATATTGATTGATTGTAATGTCCTCTCCAGACTCAGGGTTTTATGGACACCCCTACCTCCTTTAGGTGATTTCATATTCAGAACATCGATACCGAATCTTTGGAGAAACCATCGACATTGCAGTTGGTAATTGTCTGGATCGATTTGCCCGAGTTCTGAAGGTGAGAGAAAAAGACTTGGCTGCTTAAAGGAAACATAATATGTAACAGTGCCCTTTAGGCTTCCATGGGGATTGAGGAGGACATAGGTTCTAAGCAGTCATAATTACTTTACGATAAGAAGACTACAGTTATGAAGTATTAAGCAATGTAGGCCTGCTCTTTGTTCCATGTACAACTGGCTTAACCTCCTCCCATCTCACTGCTTTCCTGTTTTCCTCCACTACCAGATCTCCAATGATCCGAGCCCTGGCTACAACATTGAACAGATGGCAAAGCGGTAAGGGCAGGGATAGGATGAGAAGAATATTAAAGGGTATGGGAGAGGCCAGAAAAGGGAATCTGGTAAGACTTTAGGGCCTTCTTTATACATACTAATGTgattggagagagggagaattCTTATTCCTTGAACCTAATGCCTTATATACTCTTCAATACAGGGGCCAAAAGCTAGTGGAGTTACCATACACTGTGAAGGGGATGGATGTCTCATTCTCAGGAATCCTGTCTTATATTGAGGTATGAGAGATGAGGGTCTGAATTACCTCTCCAATGTAGCAGGTCATCATTGGAAGGGCATTGTGAAGTATGGATCCCAAAATTTTGGCTTCCAGACTTCATCTATAATTAAAGACAGCTTGAGCTTTAAGGAAATAGGTATTAAGTCTCTTGGATCAGACCATAGACTAATTTCTACTCTTATTACATTACTCTTATACACACCACATTTTACCTTTAGATTTGTCTCTTTTCTCAGGAAGCAGCTCATCGAATGTTGGCTGCAAATGAATGTACCCCTGAAgatctgtgtttctctctccagGTACTAGAAGGAAAGGGGCTGTAATAGGATATTGGGGCTAAGGAAACCTTGTGAGTAGGGAGAGATTGAACTGCAATGATTTTCACATGTGATATCCTTTTGTTCCCCTCCTTGCTTCCGTCCAGGAAACAGTCTTTGCAATGCTGGTGGAAATCACAGAACGGGCCATGGCACACTGTGGCTCCCAAGAAGTCCTCATTGTGGGAGGTGTGGGATGTAGGtatcattttgtgtgtgtgtgtgtgtgtgtgtgtgtgtgtgtgtgtgtgtgtgtgtctcgctctctcacacacacacatataatagatatatagacagacagacagacacacacacacacacacacatacacatacatctatgCACATCTATATATGTTTTCTTCATATTCCAATATAACATTCTAATGAGAATTCTAGAGCTACTTTTAGTCTGGTGGGAGTAAGGGTGGGAAGAATATTAATGGTCTACTCTTTAACATACCTCCCAAGCTCCCTACCTTGATCATTATTCCTCTGAATACTTCCTAGCTAAGATTTGTTGATTGTTGGTGACTTAAGTTAGAGAAACAAGTGGAATGAAACTGACTTCCATTGCTAACTCAGGTAATATGAGACTGCAGGAAATGATGGGAACAATGTGTGAAGAACGAGGCGCCAAACTTTTTGCTACTGATGAAAGGTAAGTgtgcttccttcttttcattcccATCTACTTCCTTTCTTCAAGAGTCACTTATTCTAGCCAATGAATATAGATCTCCTTCCTCAGTATCCAAGAGCTGGTATATTTCCATCTTTGTCTACAGATTTTGCATTGACAATGGAGCTATGATTGCTCAGGCTGGCTGGGAAATGTTCCAGTCTGGACATAGAACAGCACTCGGTGATTCTGGGGTCACTCAGAGGTAAGATAATCTCTTTCCCACTTCTTCCAACATACAAGCACCTTGGAGAGAGGTCCAAGTTTTTTTGATTAGTGGAGAAAATGGCTAATATTGGTATATATTATTAGATGAGGGTTTTGGTACTAgatgtttttgcttaattatttttgtaacaaAGGGAGATTTCAAATTAGAGGAGATGGTTGGGAAATGATtgcaatgttttttaaaaaataaagggtgTGTGTATGTCAAAATTCTGTGTCTGGGAATAAAGCGGAAGAGTGCTGAAGAGACGGACTTTCAATTAATGTCCCCATTTTTTCATCAACCATATCCCTCCATAGGTATCGTACTGATGAAGTAGAAGTGACTTGGAGGAACTGACCTAGTAAGGAGAGAACCACACAGGGTCAACACcaaggaaaatctgaatttgtGGAACCTTCCTGTTGTTAACTGGCCATATAATGGGTTTTAGAGTAGGTTCCCTATTATCTCTTCTAAAGAGCTGAGCTTCATCATGTTCAAGCAATAATTTTTGTATGTCTGTCACTAACATGGATTTCTCAGAACCCATATGAATTGCCTTGTGCCAGGTACATAGAGcatgttaaataaatgcttatttgtttgACAAGCTGACTAAATAAAAGTGTTATTGACTAGAAAAAGTGATAGCCAACTTtttcaaagatgagaaaagaaataaattgaaaatacaCGAAAAGGTTATTTGATAACAGAAATTTGGCAGCAAAAATGATTGGATGTAAGGCTAAGACTTGTAGGAAGTTAAACTTCCTTTCCTGAATATTTAAGATATTTGTTCAGCAGACATTTATTGAAATCCTATTTGAAGGAGCAGAAGCTGACTGTATAAATAGGGAACAAAGATGCCACTATTGGGACATTAGCCTTGGATGTttagttaaaatttgttttaatagttTTGAAGTAGTTAAGGTCTAGAAGAAGGAACCCCACTTTGGGATTATATTCCTGTTGAGGGTTAGGAAGGGGAGAGCTCCTTTATGAAGAGCTGAGCCCTTGCCTAATAAGATTCCTCTGGGGAAATTCTAAAGTCCTTCTAGAGCTGGGACTCTGTAGCTCCTTGagtcttccctttcctcccttgtATGCAGCTGTCATTGGTAGCAAGTGGTCAGAGAGTTAACCAATGTAAGGTGAAGAGGGGGAACTTGAAAGGGGGACAGCAAGGTCAGTGAGGTGGTCAGGTGTGGGGCTCAGGAGTTGGCAAAACAATGCCTCCAGGCTAAATACGTGCCTTTTTTGTCAAGCCAGGCCTTgagctaagaatgatttttacattttgtaaaatataaaacccATTCTTAGCTCAAGTGCTGTACAATAAACAGGCAGCTGGCTAGATTTGGTCCACCAACCCTTGTTTGCCCACTCCTGCTTTAGCCTATTACTCCTATCCTTCTGCACATATGcaagtacacatacacacacacgtgtgcaTGCCTGCGCATTTCAAGGTCTCCTATAGTAGGAGTAATCCCCTGCTCTTTTCTCAATTCTTGCTTAATGCCCTATCTCTCTTCTATATTTCCATTCTCCATACCCTTCCTTGCCAGGCTTCCTATAGAAACTGTAGAAGAGCAGAAGAATGAATCATACAGCTATTAGTGTCGCTCACCAAGTAAGGAGAAACATGATGAGCAGGCAAAGCAGGGACAGCCACGGACTATATACCATTTTAATGAAGAGTGTCAAACTAAGCCAGGGAAGAGACTATAAACTGTCCCTCACTCTTAATCCTCAACCATGACTCAGACTTCCGAGTTTCTATTCCAACCCATCAGCCACCTCCTGGGTCCCAGTTCTGTTGACAGCAccctcccaatttttttctcaaaatctcCCCAATCTAAGAGATTCCTGCAGTCACCAGGTGAGTGGGTGAGCAAGGTGTGGAAGCAACTGAAGTTGGCAAGGGAATATAGGAACAGGAAGAAGTTGGAGATGGTGGAAGCAACAGTGTTCAGCTTTAGCTTCAAAGGAGAAATGAGCGTTAAATGAGAGCATTCAAAGTGAGGGACATGGGAAATGGGCCCAAAAATCTTGGGGAATCCTCCCCATAGCTTCTCATAGATTGTCATTTTCATAAATTCTAGGGAATTGGAAAAAGGGGCAATATGGGTGATGGATGAGTTTTTAGAAACtagtattaagtgcctactatgtgttaggcattatgctaaacactacaaatatctcatttgaaggAAGGGGTATAAGTCTAGGACAACTTGATAAGGAAATGGGAGAGTACAAGAAGAGGAACAAAGCTATAGGTGGGGCCTGATTGGATGAGGAAGAATCTTTACCAATGAAAGTGAAGCCTATAGCAATGAGAGTGAGCAAGTATCAGTGGCTCATTTTTCTTGCACATATTCCATCCCAAAGAAGCCAGCTACAGGATACAGCTTGTCCTGGCACAGACACTGAAGGAGTGGGTGGTTTAGCGAAAGCTGGGACTGAAGGCTGGATAAAACAATACTTATACCTCCTTTACAGAGGTCGGGAAGGATTTGTAAAAGCATAGAAATGACAGGAACCAGAGACAGAGATGGTGTGGGGGAAAGTGAAGGGGATagagaggggaggggatggagaattCATGGAATCTCAAGGATGTACTGGTAGTAAACCAAGAGACATCCTTAGATGAATGTGGAAGGAGATGGTGTGTTAGTGCAGGCTCTCATAGGTTCCTGACAGtgtattaaattttcagtataagcATGTAcatttggaaattggcaaatgccaCAAAATTAGAActtgattgttttgtttattggctACATGTAAGAAAgtggtggagaaaatgttaatgcagatTGAATTTGAagcttttcaatattgtattttttttttaagtttttacagagctaattgttaaatatttgccagtATATTGCTGtatacacacgcacacgcacacacacacacacacacacacacacacacacaagcacacacacttgggcatcaagtatttttttttttttttttaaagaaccaacCACCTAGAGCCATATGTGTCAATGGTTAACTCCTACCTGACTATAGCTACCCCATACTCCCCACTTCTTCCCTGACTGACCTGGAAGACTTTGAGAGCAGAGTCAAAGCAGGATAGAACAGAGTGTAGCACTGAAGATTGCAGCAGAGGACTGAAGGCAGACATCATGCTAATGGTCTAGAGAAATACATTTGGTCAAGAATAGAAACTGAAGTCCActcattcttcccttttcccctggACCAGAATAACTTCTGCTATTAATCAGTCATCTCAATATCATATCCTCAGTCAAgcatctctcttctttctgtcacTCACCTGATTGATAGTGGTTAGACAGTCCATAGGTTCCCTACAGCTGCTGAAGTCCCAGCCATTTGGATGCTCTGGCCCCTAACTCCTATTCCCCACACCCATATTTATCATATTCCCTGAAGCTTCTGACACCACACAGGAACCTGAGAAGGGCTGAGGATATAGGTCCCTTCTCAGGGAGAGGCCCCTATCTAAGGGCAACACTGCAGAGTAGATAGAACAAGGTCCAACCTTCCCTCAGAACAGGAataattgggggcagctaggtggcgcagtggatagaacaccagccctgaattcaggaggacccgagttcaaatgtaatctcagacacttaatacttcctagctatgtgatccagggcaagtcacttaaccccagtctcggggaaaaaaaaaaaaaaagaacaggaatgCTCAAAAAACaccataatatataaattatatatgtttgggctagctttctggaggtcctccggaAGGGTCTTCGTCCCAACAGGATAGACACCACGAGAATGGACAAGagtagagtccaaagtctttattgtctcttacacagtctgtgtctgtcatactctcagtctcctccagcagtctgacagtCTGACTTCCTGTCCCCAGTTCTTATATAcactattacaattacatcatgatggcatactgaatatgtgtgaactagaggaCCGGTCCATCACCATGCTAAggactaagtatatgtaaactagagaaccattgtctcatcaattcttgagttaataccttgtttcaagaaTACTTTTACGTacacttctccaaagttctggctctctacagtAAATCACAATTTCTTGACAGATATGATATATCACTTTTGTCTATTACATTCTCTTCATTACCAGCCTCTATTTCCTCTTGAGAGGTTGAGCCAAATAAAGATCAGGTAATTCTTCAGGTGGGTCTTACCAATAAGTGAGCTGAATCTTACCAATAGTGGCAGTGATGCCCGAGAAAGAAAGGGTAGTCCAAAAGATGGCGAGGAGGAATGGCTTTGGCAATTGCTGTGGCTGGCTCCAAGAGGCAGAAGCAGGGGAAAGTGGACTGCATCCTCATATACATAGAGTTCCCATTGCCCCCACAATCTTTCCCAGAGCTCAGCTCGCCTCATTTAAGTTCCATCCTAACTCTTCTCCAATCAATGTCCTCTCCCTCAAACAAGATATCAGCTTTGAGGAAGCTGGTC
The DNA window shown above is from Sminthopsis crassicaudata isolate SCR6 chromosome 2, ASM4859323v1, whole genome shotgun sequence and carries:
- the OSGEP gene encoding tRNA N6-adenosine threonylcarbamoyltransferase, with protein sequence MPTVLGFEGSANKIGVGIVRDGAVLANPRRTYLTPPGTGFLPGDTARHHRACVLDLLHEALTEAGLSPKEIDCIAFTKGPGMGAPLVSVAVVARTVAQLWNKPLVAVNHCVGHIEMGRLITGATSPTVLYVSGGNTQVISYSEHRYRIFGETIDIAVGNCLDRFARVLKISNDPSPGYNIEQMAKRGQKLVELPYTVKGMDVSFSGILSYIEEAAHRMLAANECTPEDLCFSLQETVFAMLVEITERAMAHCGSQEVLIVGGVGCNMRLQEMMGTMCEERGAKLFATDERFCIDNGAMIAQAGWEMFQSGHRTALGDSGVTQRYRTDEVEVTWRN